DNA from Sphingomonas psychrotolerans:
GGCTGCCGGCCAGTCCCAGCGCCAACCCGCCGATGTTGATCGCGGCATAGACGCGGTTCCGGGCGAGCAGCCTGAGCGTTATCGTCAGATAATTACGCCACATTCGGTATCCCCTTTTCGCCCCTCTCCCCGCAAGCGAGCGAGGAGACCTCTTCACGCCGCCCGGCGCCGCTCCTGCAGGATGCGGCCGTCGAGCATCGAGACGATCCGTCCGGCATAATCGGCGTGCGCGGGCGAATGCGTCACCATCACGATGGTCGAGCCTTCGCCGTTGAGCGTCTGGAGCATCCGCATCACTTCCTCGCCGTGATGCGTGTCGAGATTGCCGGTAGGCTCGTCGGCGAGGATCAATTTGGGGTTGGCGACGAGCGCGCGGGCGACCGCGACGCGCTGCTGTTGCCCGCCCGAAAGCTGGCTCGGCCGATGCCGGGCGCGGTGGGCGATGCCGACCTTGTCCATCACTTCGTCGACGCGGCGCTTGCGCTCGGAAGCGGAGACATTGTGGTACAGCAAGGCCAGCTCGACATTGTCGCGGACGCTCAGCTCGTCGACCAGGTTGAAGCTCTGGAAGATGAAGCCGATGCTCTCCTTGCGGACATCGGCGAGCTTGCTCTCGGAGAGCCCGGCGACTTCCTTGCCATTGAACAAATACGATCCCGAGGACGGGCTATCGAGCATCCCGATCATGTTGAGCAGAGTCGATTTTCCGCAGCCCGAAGGCCCCATGATCGCGACGAACTCGCCTTCGGCGATGTCGAGATCGATCGCGTCCAGCGCGGTCGTCTGCACCGTGTCGGCACGGTAGACCTTGGAGAGCTCGCGCATCGTCAGCATGAAAATCCCTTTCGTTGGAATTATTTGGTCAGGTCCAGGCGCGTCTTGTCGGCATAGCCGGTGTAAGGCGAGGTCAGCACCTTCTCGCCGGCTTCGAGCCCCTCGAGCACTTCGATGAATTCGGAATTGCGGCGGCCGAGGCGGACTTGACGTTTGACTGCGCTGCCGCCGTCCGGGGTGACCACAAAGATCCAGTTGCCGCCGGTCTCGTTGTAGAAGGCGCCGTTCGGGACGAGCAGAGCCGGCGCCGGATCGCCGAGCGTGAGCCGCGCCTGCATCGTCTGGCCGCGCTGGATGTTCGCGGGCTCGGCGCCGACGAACTGCAGATCGACCTGGAACTGGCCGTTCTGAACCTGGGGGTAGATTTTGGTGACCTTGGCCGCGTAGCGCTTGCCGCCGAAATCGAGGCCGGCGCGCTGCTGGAGCTGGACGCGGCCGAGATAGAATTCGTCGACGCCGGCGATCAGCTTGTTGCGCCCCGGGCTGTCGATCTGCCCGACCCGCTCGCCGCGCTGGAGCGACTGGCCGACCTGGACCGAGAAGCCCGAGAGCTGGCCCGCCACCGGCGCGCGGAGCTGGAGGGCGTCGAGATTGGCGCGAGCGATCGACAGGCCCGACTGCATTGACTGCGCCGCGGCCTGCTGCTGCGAGAGCTGGCTGGTCTGGAGCCGCGCGTCGGTCGCCTGGCTGCGCCGGAGCGCGGCGAGATTGCGGGCACGATAGCGATAGTCCGCCTCGGTGTCCGAAAATTGCTTGGCGGTGACGAAGCCCTTGCCCGCCAGTGGCTTCTCGCGCTCGTACTGGCGCCGCGCCTTGTCGAGCGCGAGATCGGCCTCGAGCACGGCGCGCTCGTTGGCGAGCCGGGTCTGGGCGAGCGCGAGTTCCTGGCTGCGCATGTTGTTGATCTGCTGCTCGACCTCGGTCTGGCGCGCGAGAGTCGAGAGCTGGAGCTCAGCGTTGGACAGCAAGGCGATCGGCTGGCCCTGCGCCACGGTCGCGCCGTCCTCGACGAGCATCTTCTCGACCCGGCCGCCTTCGACGGCATCGATGTAGACGGTGAGCAAGGGTGTGACGCGGGCGCGGAGCGGAATGAAATCGTCGAAGGTGCCGCGCGTCACGGTCGAAATCGTGACTTGATCGGCGCCGACGGTCTGGCTCGAACCCGAGGGCGCGAACCACCAGAACAGCAGGGCTCCGATCAGCGCCACCGCTCCGCCCAATGCCGCCTTGGCCCTGGTCGACAGCTTT
Protein-coding regions in this window:
- a CDS encoding ABC transporter ATP-binding protein; the encoded protein is MLTMRELSKVYRADTVQTTALDAIDLDIAEGEFVAIMGPSGCGKSTLLNMIGMLDSPSSGSYLFNGKEVAGLSESKLADVRKESIGFIFQSFNLVDELSVRDNVELALLYHNVSASERKRRVDEVMDKVGIAHRARHRPSQLSGGQQQRVAVARALVANPKLILADEPTGNLDTHHGEEVMRMLQTLNGEGSTIVMVTHSPAHADYAGRIVSMLDGRILQERRRAA
- a CDS encoding efflux RND transporter periplasmic adaptor subunit yields the protein MQKNGGDRPVTGSGMDAVVETRKLSTRAKAALGGAVALIGALLFWWFAPSGSSQTVGADQVTISTVTRGTFDDFIPLRARVTPLLTVYIDAVEGGRVEKMLVEDGATVAQGQPIALLSNAELQLSTLARQTEVEQQINNMRSQELALAQTRLANERAVLEADLALDKARRQYEREKPLAGKGFVTAKQFSDTEADYRYRARNLAALRRSQATDARLQTSQLSQQQAAAQSMQSGLSIARANLDALQLRAPVAGQLSGFSVQVGQSLQRGERVGQIDSPGRNKLIAGVDEFYLGRVQLQQRAGLDFGGKRYAAKVTKIYPQVQNGQFQVDLQFVGAEPANIQRGQTMQARLTLGDPAPALLVPNGAFYNETGGNWIFVVTPDGGSAVKRQVRLGRRNSEFIEVLEGLEAGEKVLTSPYTGYADKTRLDLTK